Proteins encoded within one genomic window of Dermatophilus congolensis:
- a CDS encoding ABC transporter ATP-binding protein, giving the protein MKELFFDGRVRRGGFVVEASFEVFPGQVLALLGPNGAGKSSVLRAVAGLEVLESGQLRLGAVTVDNPQAGVFVSAQQRNVGVMFQDYRLFGHMSVVGNVAFGLRMRGVSGREATARALQWLQRLGIGDLGRRRPGELSGGQAQRVALARALACEPDVLVLDEPTAALDSATRREVQGCVREHVAQFRGPVLLVTHDPVEAMVMADAVMVVEEGRVVQYGPTVQVAEHPATEFVADLVGVNLFEGVWGQDGAIRLAGGGMLHAAAGVSFPDGARVFAAVRPESVSVFGERPGVGSPRNVWRGRVLTVDMVGARVRLHVAGPPDVRVEVTAAALVELGLSPGMQVWLSVKATEVSVYFPEV; this is encoded by the coding sequence GTGAAAGAGTTGTTTTTTGATGGGCGGGTTCGTCGTGGTGGGTTTGTGGTGGAAGCTTCTTTTGAGGTGTTTCCGGGGCAGGTGTTGGCGTTATTGGGGCCCAATGGTGCTGGCAAGAGCAGTGTGCTGCGTGCAGTGGCGGGTCTGGAGGTACTGGAGAGTGGGCAGCTGCGGCTAGGTGCAGTGACGGTAGATAATCCGCAAGCGGGCGTGTTTGTGTCTGCGCAGCAGCGGAATGTGGGGGTGATGTTCCAGGATTACCGGCTGTTTGGGCATATGAGCGTGGTGGGCAATGTTGCTTTTGGGCTGCGGATGCGAGGGGTGTCTGGGCGGGAGGCAACGGCGCGTGCGTTGCAGTGGCTGCAGCGGTTGGGGATTGGGGATCTTGGGCGCAGGCGTCCAGGGGAATTGTCAGGAGGGCAGGCTCAGCGGGTGGCGCTGGCAAGGGCGTTGGCTTGTGAACCGGATGTGCTGGTGCTGGATGAACCGACTGCTGCATTGGATTCAGCTACGCGGCGGGAGGTACAGGGATGTGTGCGCGAGCATGTGGCGCAGTTTCGTGGGCCGGTTTTGCTGGTCACTCATGATCCGGTGGAGGCGATGGTGATGGCCGATGCAGTGATGGTTGTGGAGGAGGGCAGAGTAGTTCAGTACGGCCCCACGGTGCAGGTAGCAGAGCATCCGGCAACAGAGTTTGTGGCGGATCTGGTGGGGGTGAATCTCTTTGAGGGGGTTTGGGGGCAGGACGGTGCGATACGGCTTGCCGGGGGTGGGATGTTGCATGCGGCGGCCGGGGTGAGTTTTCCGGATGGGGCACGTGTGTTTGCTGCGGTTCGGCCAGAGTCGGTGTCGGTGTTTGGGGAGCGTCCGGGGGTGGGCTCGCCGCGGAATGTGTGGCGTGGCCGAGTGCTCACGGTCGACATGGTGGGTGCGCGGGTGCGGCTTCATGTTGCTGGGCCGCCTGATGTTCGGGTTGAAGTGACTGCTGCTGCGTTGGTTGAACTGGGATTATCTCCTGGCATGCAGGTATGGCTTTCGGTGAAAGCTACAGAAGTGTCTGTGTATTTTCCAGAGGTCTAA
- a CDS encoding V4R domain-containing protein — MPTNTRPTLGKFVAAECLQQMRLHVEDLAGPGPVLGAGRMRGAGLVELLGKTGASPSIDDATDILQKALGLDGTRLAIVDDITEDNGTYTVRIHEGACSFDRKSDEPMCAYTLGVFVGAIGSLYGATMTGKELECEAMGDSQCVYRIKRHIALD; from the coding sequence ATGCCCACCAACACACGCCCCACCCTTGGCAAGTTTGTCGCAGCCGAATGCCTCCAGCAGATGCGTCTGCACGTCGAAGACCTCGCTGGCCCAGGCCCCGTCCTCGGCGCTGGCCGTATGCGCGGCGCTGGACTGGTAGAGCTTTTGGGAAAAACTGGCGCTTCCCCCTCTATTGATGACGCCACCGACATCCTGCAGAAAGCTCTGGGCCTGGACGGCACCCGTCTGGCCATTGTCGATGACATCACCGAAGACAACGGCACCTACACCGTGCGCATCCACGAAGGCGCCTGCTCTTTTGACCGTAAGTCCGACGAGCCAATGTGCGCTTACACCCTCGGTGTTTTCGTCGGCGCTATCGGCAGTCTTTACGGCGCAACCATGACCGGCAAAGAACTCGAATGCGAGGCCATGGGCGACTCACAGTGCGTCTACCGCATCAAGCGCCACATCGCCCTGGACTGA
- a CDS encoding phospholipase D-like domain-containing protein, with product MSKIGIRRSPSLLMGHAVKVAAVTSLAIQAGTVAGLIAFDAYKKRGRRKRVQFTRPGTFENRVGENSVQIFTYGADLYEEMISDIEKAKHSVLLETYLWKSDEVGTRFRDALNDAARRGVEVKVIFDGMGNLVVNPFFYKFDPSVQVFRLPIFRPQFIFNPIDFSGLTHRKMLIVDHECAYVGGYNLGSLYATQWRDTHVKLTGPETWELQHSFRVVWNRLAARGRGREAMSRIDSNEAWDSKIRSVDNIPARRTYPIRSMYLSAIDKADDHIFLTTAYFIPDQQVLDALIQASQRGVDVRILIPKDSNHILADFVSRGYWRRLLDAGVTVLLYEDAMIHAKTMTVDGKWSTIGTANIDRLSLSFNYEVNTEITDAGVAASMEKIFHADAGNAHALTREEWQQRHRLARFAEIVVAPFAPLM from the coding sequence ATGTCGAAGATCGGTATACGGCGTTCTCCGAGTTTGCTGATGGGGCACGCAGTGAAGGTTGCTGCAGTGACGAGCTTGGCAATTCAGGCGGGGACGGTCGCGGGCCTGATTGCTTTTGATGCATATAAGAAGCGCGGGCGGCGTAAACGCGTCCAGTTCACTCGGCCGGGAACTTTTGAAAACCGTGTGGGTGAAAATAGTGTTCAGATCTTCACATATGGTGCTGATCTATACGAAGAGATGATTTCCGATATTGAGAAAGCAAAGCATTCCGTTTTGCTTGAAACTTACCTATGGAAGAGCGATGAGGTAGGCACTCGCTTCCGTGATGCATTAAATGACGCAGCTCGGCGAGGAGTTGAAGTCAAAGTAATTTTTGACGGAATGGGAAATCTGGTAGTCAATCCGTTCTTTTACAAGTTCGATCCTTCTGTGCAGGTATTCCGCCTTCCGATTTTTCGCCCTCAGTTTATTTTTAACCCGATTGACTTCTCCGGATTAACGCATCGGAAAATGCTCATTGTTGATCATGAGTGCGCCTACGTGGGGGGCTACAACTTAGGATCTCTGTATGCGACCCAGTGGCGAGACACCCATGTGAAGCTAACGGGACCGGAAACATGGGAGCTGCAGCATTCTTTCCGCGTGGTGTGGAATAGGTTGGCAGCACGCGGACGGGGCCGAGAGGCGATGTCCCGCATTGACTCAAATGAGGCTTGGGATTCAAAAATTCGATCGGTAGATAATATTCCTGCTCGACGGACTTACCCGATTCGATCAATGTATTTGTCGGCTATCGATAAGGCCGATGATCATATTTTCTTAACCACTGCTTATTTTATCCCAGACCAGCAGGTTCTGGATGCACTTATTCAGGCCAGCCAGCGTGGGGTCGACGTACGTATTTTGATCCCTAAGGATTCGAATCACATTTTGGCTGACTTTGTGTCGCGGGGGTATTGGCGAAGGCTACTTGATGCAGGGGTGACGGTGCTGCTGTACGAGGACGCCATGATTCACGCGAAGACGATGACGGTGGACGGAAAGTGGTCCACGATCGGCACTGCCAATATTGACCGGCTGTCTTTGTCTTTCAACTACGAAGTCAATACAGAGATCACTGATGCTGGGGTAGCCGCATCTATGGAGAAAATTTTCCACGCAGATGCAGGCAACGCTCACGCACTGACCCGGGAAGAGTGGCAACAGCGTCACCGGTTAGCGAGGTTCGCGGAGATCGTAGTGGCTCCATTTGCCCCGCTTATGTAA
- a CDS encoding gluconokinase, giving the protein MAEESFSVQPLEATTPLILAIDIGSTGSRGCIYDATGRPVNKHRIKVRHAFTTAPNGHCTLDPNHTLHEVIDIIDALTSSNIAPHIAGVAMDTFAPTLIGIDTNNYAITPCLTYADSRASSQATALRRDLDPHEITQRSGAHLHTAHWAATIRWWHDNDPQVAHRVHRWVTLGEYIWLHLLGVTNIATSTAAWTGLLNRHTCQWDAPLLEAAGIVEEHLSAIADPDQPSFPNTSYVPNRWPALAQVPWYPVIPDGLAANLGADATSTATPLASFATSGAIRVITGNTPTVLPSGLWCYRVDQQRSILGGALNDVGRMNTWLENVLRLPDPRACHDILMADPAAMTPLVLPFLTGERSTGWAGHARGALRDVSYTDTPAALYRGCFEGVALTYARLARQLFEVVGAPDQLRAAGRVSTSVPALLQLVADATGVPVEPVAIKRSTMHGAALYGLASLAPEVPRCEVFVDTAAKPFVHREQYYADRMRRFEVLYEATIVRNVGGVNL; this is encoded by the coding sequence ATGGCGGAAGAGAGCTTCAGCGTCCAGCCCCTTGAGGCAACCACTCCCCTCATCCTGGCCATCGATATCGGATCCACTGGCAGCCGTGGCTGTATCTACGACGCAACCGGACGCCCCGTCAATAAACACCGCATTAAAGTCCGCCACGCCTTCACTACCGCCCCCAACGGACACTGCACCCTGGACCCCAACCACACTCTTCACGAAGTCATCGACATCATCGACGCCCTCACGAGCAGTAACATCGCACCTCATATCGCTGGCGTCGCTATGGACACTTTCGCCCCTACTCTCATCGGCATCGACACCAATAACTACGCCATCACCCCTTGTCTTACGTACGCCGATTCCCGCGCCAGCAGCCAAGCTACTGCCCTGCGCCGTGATCTTGATCCTCACGAAATCACTCAACGCAGCGGAGCCCACCTGCACACCGCTCACTGGGCAGCGACCATTCGTTGGTGGCATGACAATGACCCGCAGGTCGCGCACCGCGTCCACCGCTGGGTGACCCTCGGCGAATACATCTGGCTCCACCTGCTCGGAGTCACCAATATCGCAACCTCCACGGCTGCCTGGACTGGTCTGCTCAACCGTCACACTTGCCAGTGGGACGCTCCTCTTTTAGAGGCCGCAGGAATCGTCGAGGAACACCTGTCTGCCATTGCAGACCCTGACCAACCCAGCTTCCCTAACACCTCTTATGTGCCCAACCGGTGGCCAGCCCTGGCGCAGGTTCCTTGGTACCCAGTTATCCCTGATGGTCTTGCCGCCAATCTTGGGGCTGACGCCACGAGCACCGCCACTCCTCTAGCGTCATTCGCTACTTCTGGAGCAATACGTGTCATCACCGGCAACACTCCTACAGTTCTTCCTTCTGGACTGTGGTGTTACCGCGTTGATCAACAGCGCAGCATCCTTGGTGGTGCACTCAACGATGTAGGCCGTATGAATACGTGGTTAGAAAATGTTCTGCGGTTACCCGACCCAAGGGCCTGTCACGACATCCTCATGGCCGATCCTGCGGCCATGACTCCCTTGGTATTGCCTTTCCTGACGGGTGAACGCTCTACTGGGTGGGCGGGCCATGCTCGGGGCGCGCTGCGCGATGTGAGTTACACCGACACTCCTGCAGCTCTTTACCGTGGCTGTTTTGAAGGGGTTGCTCTTACGTATGCGCGTTTGGCGCGGCAGCTTTTTGAGGTGGTTGGTGCACCTGATCAGCTGCGCGCTGCAGGGCGCGTCTCTACCAGTGTTCCGGCTCTGCTGCAGCTTGTTGCCGATGCAACTGGGGTGCCGGTTGAGCCTGTAGCCATTAAACGCTCCACTATGCATGGAGCTGCTTTGTATGGCTTGGCGTCGTTAGCGCCTGAGGTTCCTCGTTGTGAGGTTTTTGTTGACACTGCGGCTAAGCCGTTTGTGCACCGCGAGCAGTACTACGCAGACCGGATGCGGCGTTTTGAGGTTCTTTATGAGGCCACCATCGTGCGGAACGTTGGAGGAGTAAATTTGTGA
- a CDS encoding glycosyltransferase gives MTDTHPHHQLRVHHYNGTGRLVTQSGLGAAMRHQRHMLHHPGIRLVRLNEHPDVLVLNTVFPDSVIVGRWARKQGIRVIQFAHSTQQDFENSWAGANHIAPLFGRWLGHVYAGGDAIITPTPYAKKLLTRYQLDAPIYPLTNGVDIDFFHGKPAAGKQFRERHNIAPHTPLVVAVGHLMVRKGFTDWIDLARRIPQAQFYWFGHTPRATMSKAVKRAIDTAPPNVHLPGYVPAAEVRDAYAAANLFCFASHEETEGIVVLEALASGTPTLVRDIPVYDSWLPENEIVHKARNLEEFEHKARAILAGEAPDLTQAARHRMQEYSLDRVAQRFLAICAGTAPNPDTPSTRRR, from the coding sequence ATGACCGACACACACCCCCACCACCAACTACGCGTCCACCACTACAACGGCACCGGACGCCTCGTCACCCAAAGCGGACTCGGCGCAGCAATGCGCCACCAACGCCACATGCTCCACCACCCCGGCATCCGTCTTGTCCGCCTCAATGAACACCCCGACGTACTCGTCCTCAACACCGTCTTCCCTGACTCAGTCATCGTCGGCCGCTGGGCACGCAAACAAGGCATCCGCGTCATCCAATTCGCCCACTCCACCCAACAAGACTTTGAAAACTCCTGGGCGGGGGCAAACCACATTGCACCGCTCTTCGGACGCTGGCTCGGACATGTCTACGCTGGCGGAGACGCCATCATCACCCCCACCCCCTACGCCAAAAAACTGCTTACCCGCTATCAACTCGACGCTCCCATCTATCCCCTCACCAACGGCGTCGACATCGACTTCTTCCACGGAAAACCAGCAGCAGGAAAACAATTCCGAGAACGTCACAACATCGCCCCCCACACCCCCCTCGTCGTAGCCGTCGGACACCTCATGGTCCGCAAAGGATTCACCGACTGGATCGACCTCGCCCGACGCATCCCCCAAGCTCAGTTCTATTGGTTCGGCCACACCCCCCGCGCCACCATGTCCAAAGCCGTCAAACGAGCCATCGACACCGCACCCCCCAACGTGCACCTACCCGGCTACGTACCCGCAGCCGAAGTCCGCGACGCCTACGCCGCAGCCAACCTCTTCTGCTTCGCCAGCCACGAAGAAACCGAAGGCATCGTCGTTCTCGAAGCACTCGCCTCCGGAACCCCCACCCTCGTCCGCGACATCCCCGTCTACGACTCCTGGCTACCCGAAAACGAAATCGTCCACAAGGCACGCAACCTCGAGGAATTCGAACATAAAGCCCGCGCAATCCTTGCCGGTGAAGCCCCCGACCTGACCCAAGCAGCCCGCCACCGCATGCAGGAATACTCACTCGATCGCGTCGCCCAACGCTTCCTGGCCATCTGCGCAGGCACCGCCCCCAACCCGGACACCCCATCCACGCGACGCCGCTGA
- a CDS encoding GNAT family N-acetyltransferase, with amino-acid sequence MSEISVTDNPSETRYEARHGGTLAGIATYITDNNIITFTHVIVLPEFEGKGIGTALVEGALEDVKIGQTYRVVPECSFMRKHIQRNSGRYDDILANQ; translated from the coding sequence ATGTCTGAGATCAGCGTCACCGATAACCCCAGCGAAACACGCTACGAAGCTCGTCACGGCGGCACTTTGGCTGGCATCGCCACCTACATAACCGACAACAACATCATCACCTTCACCCACGTCATCGTCTTGCCCGAATTCGAAGGCAAAGGCATAGGGACCGCCCTCGTCGAGGGAGCCCTGGAAGACGTCAAAATCGGCCAAACCTACCGGGTTGTACCGGAATGCTCATTCATGCGTAAGCACATTCAACGCAACAGCGGACGCTACGACGACATCCTTGCCAACCAGTAG
- a CDS encoding DUF4031 domain-containing protein — protein sequence MILVDWPQWPAHGFLWAHLISDTSVDELHAFARANALSPRAFDLDHYDVAAESIEGLIAAGARQVSSKELLRALVTSGLRVPAHRRDIERFRYRQRDLWQRWAVLGDVVPVLSRSSDWRDRWFSLGEQVLQRCSEPHRHYHDLDHLHDVLQCLQLLGDLGVVISDACVAAAWFHDVVYAARPGEDERASAAVAVDSLRRLSVESSFVDEVRRLILLTTDSTAVAVDDSGAALVDADLAVLAGSPVRYQKYVQGVRREYGVIPDEVFCAGRAALLSRFLEQEWIYRTDAGRQRWERWARVNVAREIAELSV from the coding sequence GTGATCCTTGTTGACTGGCCCCAGTGGCCTGCGCACGGATTTTTGTGGGCGCATCTCATTTCCGATACGTCTGTCGATGAGCTTCATGCTTTTGCTCGCGCCAATGCGCTTTCTCCGCGTGCTTTTGATCTGGATCACTACGATGTCGCTGCTGAGAGCATCGAGGGGTTAATCGCTGCGGGAGCCAGGCAGGTTTCTTCTAAGGAGCTGCTGCGCGCTCTGGTTACCTCTGGTTTGCGGGTGCCAGCGCATCGTCGGGATATTGAGAGGTTCCGATATCGGCAACGGGATCTGTGGCAGCGGTGGGCTGTGCTTGGTGATGTGGTTCCGGTACTTTCACGCTCGTCGGATTGGCGTGATCGCTGGTTTTCTCTTGGTGAGCAGGTCTTGCAGCGGTGCTCAGAGCCTCATCGGCATTATCACGACCTTGATCATTTGCATGATGTGCTGCAGTGTTTGCAGCTTCTTGGTGATCTGGGTGTCGTGATCTCGGATGCGTGTGTGGCTGCGGCGTGGTTTCACGATGTTGTGTATGCGGCGCGTCCGGGTGAGGATGAGCGTGCTTCGGCTGCGGTGGCGGTTGATTCTTTGCGGCGGTTGTCTGTGGAGTCGTCTTTTGTGGATGAGGTGCGGCGGTTGATCTTGTTGACGACCGATAGCACTGCTGTAGCTGTTGATGATTCTGGGGCTGCGTTGGTGGATGCGGATTTGGCTGTTTTGGCTGGTTCGCCAGTGAGGTATCAGAAGTATGTACAGGGAGTGCGTCGTGAGTACGGCGTGATTCCTGATGAGGTGTTTTGTGCGGGCAGGGCTGCGTTGCTGAGTCGGTTCTTGGAGCAGGAGTGGATTTATCGCACGGACGCAGGGCGGCAGCGGTGGGAGCGCTGGGCGCGGGTGAACGTGGCTCGTGAGATCGCGGAACTGTCTGTGTAG
- a CDS encoding ABC transporter permease has product MSNGRSPMGGTPWPVRGVALVGAAFLLLPVVALVARVPWGELFSLVFAPAVLVALRLSLVSASVATALSLVVGVPLAWVLARSQRRGVGVLRALVTLPLVLPPVVGGVALLLAYGRAGLVGRWLDVWWEVSLPFTMVAVVVAEMFVAMPFLVVTVAGAFAAVDRGLEEAAVTLGASRWQVFWSVSLPSVAPSLVAGTVLCWARALGEFGATVTFAGSLPGSTQTMPLAVYLAMQSDPQAAIALSLVLLGVCVSVLVGLRSYWWPGVGR; this is encoded by the coding sequence GTGAGTAACGGTCGTTCGCCGATGGGGGGTACGCCGTGGCCAGTGCGTGGGGTTGCGCTGGTGGGGGCGGCGTTTTTGTTGCTTCCGGTTGTGGCATTGGTGGCGCGGGTGCCGTGGGGAGAGTTGTTTTCGTTGGTGTTTGCGCCGGCGGTTTTAGTGGCTCTGCGGCTTTCGTTGGTGAGTGCCTCGGTTGCGACAGCGCTGTCGTTGGTTGTGGGGGTGCCGTTGGCGTGGGTGTTGGCGCGGTCGCAGCGCCGTGGTGTGGGGGTTTTGCGTGCGTTGGTGACGTTGCCGTTGGTGCTACCGCCGGTGGTGGGGGGTGTGGCGTTGTTGTTGGCGTATGGGCGTGCAGGTTTGGTGGGGCGGTGGCTGGATGTGTGGTGGGAGGTGAGTCTTCCTTTCACGATGGTGGCGGTGGTGGTGGCCGAAATGTTTGTTGCGATGCCGTTTTTGGTGGTGACCGTGGCTGGTGCGTTTGCGGCGGTGGATCGGGGGTTAGAGGAGGCTGCGGTGACGTTGGGGGCCTCGAGGTGGCAGGTTTTTTGGTCTGTGTCTTTGCCGTCGGTGGCGCCATCGTTGGTGGCTGGAACGGTGTTGTGCTGGGCGCGGGCGTTGGGTGAGTTTGGCGCCACGGTCACGTTTGCGGGCAGTTTGCCAGGCAGTACGCAGACGATGCCGTTGGCGGTGTATTTGGCGATGCAGTCAGATCCGCAGGCGGCGATTGCGTTGTCGCTGGTGTTGCTGGGGGTGTGCGTGTCTGTGTTGGTGGGGTTGCGTTCGTATTGGTGGCCGGGGGTGGGGCGGTGA
- a CDS encoding ABC transporter substrate-binding protein, which produces MHRSTRICALSVVAVFALSACGASNDPLDSTHSNTSGTGQIVVGSANFPENQLLAEIYAGALSKAGLNVTTRLNIGGREVYMGALKDGSVSVIPEYTGNLAKYLNKDAEISTPKEAIDSLKKSLPEGLVALEPSQAENKDAVVVTKETANIHHLTSIEDLAPLSGDMILGGPPEWSQRPDGLQGLTKQYGLNFKEFKPLDSAGALTVTALKNGQVDAANLFTTDPQIIANNFVVLKDPKNLFGAQQITPLVRADIAKNEKATQGLNKVSAALSTEDLTKEVAKVVIDKRNASDVAKEWLSAHGF; this is translated from the coding sequence ATGCACCGCAGCACCCGAATATGTGCCCTATCTGTTGTTGCAGTCTTCGCCCTCAGCGCCTGCGGAGCTAGCAACGACCCCCTCGACTCCACTCATAGCAACACCTCTGGAACTGGCCAGATCGTTGTCGGATCAGCAAACTTCCCCGAAAACCAACTCCTCGCAGAGATTTATGCAGGAGCCCTCAGCAAAGCTGGCCTTAACGTCACCACTCGACTTAACATCGGTGGCCGCGAGGTCTACATGGGAGCACTCAAAGATGGCTCCGTCAGCGTAATTCCCGAGTACACCGGCAACCTCGCTAAATACCTCAACAAAGACGCAGAAATCTCTACACCCAAAGAAGCCATCGACTCCCTCAAAAAATCCCTACCAGAGGGTTTGGTGGCCCTGGAACCTTCACAAGCCGAAAATAAAGACGCCGTCGTCGTTACTAAAGAAACCGCCAATATTCATCACCTCACATCCATCGAAGACCTTGCCCCCCTATCCGGTGACATGATCCTCGGCGGCCCTCCAGAATGGTCTCAACGACCCGACGGCCTACAAGGACTGACCAAGCAATATGGCCTCAACTTCAAAGAATTCAAACCCCTGGACTCCGCCGGAGCATTGACCGTCACCGCCCTCAAAAACGGTCAAGTAGACGCAGCTAACCTATTCACCACCGATCCCCAAATCATCGCCAACAACTTCGTTGTGCTCAAAGACCCCAAAAACCTCTTCGGAGCACAACAAATCACCCCACTCGTACGCGCCGACATCGCAAAAAACGAGAAAGCAACCCAGGGACTCAACAAAGTCAGCGCTGCTCTGAGCACCGAAGACCTCACCAAAGAGGTCGCCAAAGTAGTCATCGACAAACGCAACGCTAGCGATGTGGCCAAAGAGTGGCTTAGCGCTCACGGTTTCTAA
- a CDS encoding glycosyltransferase, whose protein sequence is MKILLLSDSYSPMVNGVVTSVRTLQSGLIAQGHDVRVITPGDARTSSFDGDVYRLAFIGIGAIYPGARLARPTDRKVLTSICEWGPDILHSHTEFTAYLWARRLTRHTNAPHVHTYHTVYEDYTHYFSPSEKVGKGAVAIGSRHMMGATDLVISPTRKVKGLLDGYGVTTPVAVIPTGINLTRFTSSLGHTELGATDHPRTTPADAGPSAPNHLHRTVPINTPTPTDAHTTRPELHKRLGINENETVILYVGRLAQEKGLVETFNLLKTLPEEIPWRFVVVGDGPYASNLHQQAHRMGLNDKVIFTGAVDPEYVCAFYRIGDIFVSSSRSETQGLTYLEALASELPILCAADPVLDDLVTQGVNGYQYHSPEEFTDRMTELLTNPKLRTQLGQEARATALNHSETAFVHKIIKAYEEVIDRRRISPRIGRVA, encoded by the coding sequence GTGAAAATCCTGCTACTCAGCGACAGCTACTCGCCCATGGTCAACGGAGTCGTCACCTCCGTGCGCACCCTCCAAAGCGGACTCATCGCCCAAGGACACGACGTCCGCGTCATCACCCCCGGCGACGCACGCACCTCCTCCTTCGACGGAGACGTCTACCGACTTGCCTTTATCGGCATCGGAGCCATCTACCCCGGAGCCCGACTCGCCCGCCCTACCGACCGCAAAGTGCTCACCAGCATCTGCGAATGGGGCCCAGACATCCTCCACTCACACACCGAATTCACCGCCTACCTCTGGGCACGCCGCCTCACCAGACACACCAACGCACCCCACGTGCACACCTATCACACCGTCTACGAGGACTACACCCACTACTTCAGCCCCAGCGAAAAAGTCGGCAAAGGGGCAGTCGCCATCGGCTCCCGCCACATGATGGGAGCTACCGACCTTGTCATCTCACCCACCCGCAAGGTCAAAGGTCTCCTCGACGGCTACGGCGTCACCACCCCAGTAGCCGTCATACCCACCGGCATTAACCTCACCAGATTCACCTCCAGCCTGGGCCACACCGAACTAGGTGCCACGGATCATCCCCGCACCACCCCCGCCGACGCCGGACCATCAGCACCCAACCACCTGCACCGAACCGTCCCCATCAACACCCCCACCCCCACCGACGCCCATACGACCCGCCCGGAACTACACAAACGCCTAGGCATCAACGAAAACGAAACCGTCATCCTCTACGTCGGACGACTCGCCCAAGAAAAAGGCCTCGTCGAAACCTTTAACCTCCTCAAAACCCTCCCCGAGGAAATCCCATGGAGATTCGTCGTCGTCGGTGACGGGCCCTACGCAAGCAACCTCCACCAGCAAGCCCACCGCATGGGACTCAACGACAAGGTCATCTTCACCGGCGCCGTTGACCCCGAATACGTCTGCGCCTTCTACCGCATCGGCGACATATTCGTCTCCTCCTCCCGCAGCGAAACACAAGGACTCACCTACCTCGAAGCCCTCGCCAGCGAACTGCCCATCCTCTGCGCAGCTGACCCCGTCTTGGATGACCTTGTCACCCAAGGAGTAAACGGTTACCAGTACCACAGCCCCGAAGAATTCACCGACCGCATGACCGAACTACTCACCAACCCAAAGCTGCGCACCCAACTCGGTCAAGAAGCCCGCGCTACCGCCCTCAACCACTCCGAAACCGCCTTCGTCCACAAAATCATCAAAGCCTACGAAGAGGTCATCGACCGCCGCCGCATCTCACCCCGAATCGGTCGCGTCGCATGA
- a CDS encoding TVP38/TMEM64 family protein: MNNSTPPSPEHHHQTHREKRLAHFQRRQATSPQAATFLRISRWITAISLLACAAFVIYGFLTGIFHSVPALRDFLDRLGILAPLGYIGLCIAQAIFPILPGGITVIAAPVLFGAVKGSIYAYLGTVIGSIGAFLIGRQLGMDVLRARFSPKTLDKYLGWLTHPHYTRYFAIAIAMPVAPDDFLCYLSGLTTMRLRTFSLIIILLKPWSILAYSFGVLALINLIFPGIGA; encoded by the coding sequence ATGAACAACAGCACGCCCCCCTCACCCGAACACCACCACCAAACACACCGCGAAAAACGCCTCGCACACTTCCAACGCCGCCAGGCCACCAGCCCCCAAGCAGCCACATTCCTACGTATCTCTCGCTGGATCACCGCAATCAGCCTGCTGGCCTGCGCAGCATTCGTCATCTACGGATTCCTCACCGGAATCTTCCACTCCGTCCCAGCCCTACGAGACTTCCTCGACCGCCTCGGCATCCTGGCCCCCCTGGGGTACATCGGCTTGTGCATCGCCCAAGCCATCTTCCCCATCCTTCCCGGGGGCATCACCGTCATCGCCGCCCCCGTTCTCTTCGGAGCCGTCAAAGGAAGCATCTACGCCTACCTCGGAACCGTCATCGGCTCCATCGGCGCCTTCCTCATCGGACGACAACTGGGCATGGACGTCCTACGCGCACGCTTCAGCCCCAAAACACTCGACAAATACCTCGGCTGGCTCACCCACCCCCACTACACCCGCTACTTCGCCATAGCTATCGCCATGCCCGTGGCCCCCGACGATTTCCTCTGCTATCTCTCAGGCCTGACCACGATGAGACTACGTACCTTCTCCCTCATCATTATCCTGCTCAAACCGTGGTCCATCCTCGCCTACAGTTTCGGAGTGCTCGCACTCATCAACCTCATCTTCCCCGGCATCGGCGCCTAG